The Desulfosoma sp. sequence CGCAGGCACTGATAAAAGGTTTCAAGAATTTCCCGGCGAAAAATGGGTCGATCTCCGTAAAACCAATCCCCTTCTCGATCCACAAGAATCAGTATATCTTCTCCGTTAGACGTCGTGGTCTCCGTTCGAATTTGGCTGGATTGAAGTGTGTCGTCGCTCATGATAGCTCCTTCGATGGCGTGCATGGGCTCTTGAGGATCAAAAGTTTTTGCGGCTGTCCAAAAGCAGTGTGACCGGACCGTCGTTGGTCAAATGAACGGCCATGGTTTCTTGAAAGATTCCGGTGGCAACAGGAACGCCCAAAGCCTCAACTTCCTGAATGAAGGTTTCGTAAAGACGTCGAGCGGGCTCCAAGGGGGCTGCGTCCACAAAGGAGGGGCGGCGCCCTTTGCGGCAATCACCCCAGAGGGTGAACTGGGAGACGGCCAGGACGGCCCCGCCCGTTTCCAACACCGAACGGTTCAGTTTACCTTGCTCGTCCGCAAAGATTCGCATATGGACGATCTTTTCCGCAAGGTATCGGGCATCGTGGTCGGTGTCTTCGCGACCGACGCCGAGAAGCACGAGAAGACCTTTGCCGATGGCCCCCACGATCTTTCCTTGCACTTCTACGGACGCTCGAGAAACCCTCTGCACGACGGCTCGCATGAAACCTTCCCTCAGCTTTTTTGACCTTTTCAACCGACGCAGGATATAAAAGGAACCCGGCCCATGGCAAACGGTTTTGAGAAACAGGAATGAAGCCCATGCCCCATTCCCCTACGGTCCTTCTGGTAAACCCCTGGATCACGGATTTTGCCGCCTACGATTTGTGGGCGAAACCCTTGGGACTTTTGCTTCTTGGCGCCTTGCTGCGCGATGAAGGCTGGCGTGTCGTTTTCATCGATTGTCTGGAGCGGCACGACCCGGATACGGAAGGGCGTACCGACGTCCTTTCGGGAAGAGACGATGCCTTCGGGACGGGAAAATATTTTAAGACGCCCATACCCGTTCCTGAAATTTTGGCCGATTTGGGCCGTCCCTTTTTCCGCTACGGAATTCATCCGGACAGCTTTCGAAAAAAGCTGACCGAAATTCCCAGGCCTAACCTGGTATGTGTGACCAGCCATATGACATACTGGTATCCTGGGGTTCAGGAAACCATTGGTGTGATTCGGGAGGTTCTGCCGGAGGTGCCGGTGTGGTTAGGAGGCGTCTATGCACGGTTGTGTTCCAAGCATGCTCGGGAAAAAAGCGGGGCTGACCGTGTCTTCAGCAGTGGGTCTTTGAAAGACGTAGCTTTGGCGTTGGAAGCATTTCTGGGGTATCCGCTGAAAAATGTCGAGGCCTGGGCAAATGTGACACGATCGTGCGTTCCGGCCCTGGATCTGCTGGTGCAGCCTACCTACGGTCCTCTTCTCTTAAGCCTTGGCTGCCCCTATCGGTGTCCGTACTGTGCTTCGTCGGTGCTGCAAAAGGAGAGACTCACCTTTTCGATCGATAAGCTGTGGGCCCAAGTGCTGTCTTTTCAAGAAAAAACCGGTGTTCGTGATTACGCCTTTTACGATGATGCTCTTCTGTTGACCGGCAAATCGGTTCTGGAAAGTCTTTTGAAAAAAGTGATGCAGGCCGGTCTTTCGCTAAGGTTTCATACGCCCAACGCCCTTCATGTGCGGGGTCTGACCGATCCGGCATGGTGTCGACTTCTTTTTGAAGCAGGTTTTGTCACTCTACGGTTGGGTTTGGAAACTACGCGAGGAGAGCGACAGAGACAATGGGGCGGCAAAACCGATCTCAAAATGTTTTATCAGGCCATGGAAAATCTTTTTCGAGCGGGCTTTTCTTCCAAAAATATCGGGGTCTACCTCTTGGCGGGCGTTCCGGAACAAACCCCGGAAGAAGTGGCGGAAGCCATCGAAGTGGTCCGCGACGCCGAAGCCCAACCTTTTGTGGCGGAATTTTCGCCGATTCCTGGAACCGCGCTGTGGAATAGAGCCGTAAAGATCAGCGCCTTTCCTTTGCTAGACGAACCTTTGACTCATAACAATTCTTTATTTGCGTGCCGGCGTTCCGATTTTACCCTGGAAGACCTCTCGGCTTTAAAGAAGCTCGCGCGGGACGCACGACGTAGGCTCGCATCCTAGACCCCTTCCTTCGTGAAATATTTCTTGACCGCCTTTGGCAACGGCGGTATACACTCCTTCCCATATCGGGATCCTGCCGAACCATGCCGTATTTGAGGAAGGGGGGATCCCTAAAAATATGGAACGGTGTGTGACAAGGATCACAATTCCCAAGAAGGGGTTGTGGAAACCATGGGTATTGTCGGTATGGGATCGCGCGCATGAATCCTTATGTTCCCGTTCTCATTATGTTCTTTGTGGCGGCGGCCACGGCGGCCGGCATGATCGCGGCTACCACCTACATCGGCCCAAAGAAAAAGTTTGCCGAAAAAATGGAGGTGTTCGAATGTGGCGAAAGCCCCATTGTGAACCCCAAGCAGAGATTCTCGGTGAAGTTTTATCTCGTGGCTTTATTTTTTGTGATCTTCGACATTGAAACTGTCTTTTTGTACCCTTGGGCGGTTTTGTTCAACGACCTTGGGTGGTTTGGTTTTGTGGAAATGATGTTGTTTGTGTTCATTTTGGCCGTGGGCCTTGTTTACATATGGAGAAGGGGAGCTTTGGAATGGGATTGAAGCTTTCGCGCTGGCAAGTCACGCGCGATCTTGTGGCGAGACAGAAGGAAAGCACGGGGCCTGAGCGCCTTTTGGATGGCAGCGTGATTTTGACCCGGCTGGAAGCGGCGGTCAACTGGGCCCGCAAGTATTCCTTTTTCCTTTATCCTTTTGTGACGGCCTGTTGCGGCATGGAATTCATGTCGGTGGCCGGGCCTCGTTACGACCTGGACCGATTTGGGGCCGCTCTGCCTCGTTTTTCTCCACGTCAGGCTGACCTTCTCATGGTGGTCGGCACCATCAGCCACAAGCAGGCCCCCATTCTTGTCAAAGTCTACAACCAGATGGCGGAACCCAAATGGGTTTTCGCCTTTGGTGTGTGTGCGGTTTCAGGCGGGTTTTACGACAACTACTCCGTGGTTCAGGGCATTGACACTCTAATTCCTGTGGACATTTATGTTCCGGGATGCCCGCCGCGCCCGGAGATGGTTTTAGATGGTTTGTTGCAGCTGCAGCAGAAGGTCAAGGAGGAGCGGTGGTCGGATTGGCCGCGGGGTGAAGCGCCGGTGAGCCGCTGTTAGGGCCGGTAGCGAACAAGGATATGGGGCTCATGGACGAAAGCGTCACGCTCAAAAAGCTGGCTCAGAAGTTTCCGGACGCCGTGGTCGGCACGCACCGATTTCGAGGCGACGACACGGTCATCGTCACCAAGGATAAGATTCGCGACATTTGTTTCTTTCTCCGGGACGACCCGGATCTGCTCTATAACTTCATGATGGACCTGACGGTGGTGGATTATCTGGGGCGGGAACCTCGCTTTGAAGTGGTCTATCACCTTTATTCCCTGGCTCACAATCAAAGGGTTCGCCTCAAAGCTCTAGTGCCCGAATCCGACCTCACCATTGATTCGGTGGTGCCGGTATGGATCGCCGCCGACTGGTTTGAGCGGGAGGCGTACGATATGTACGGGGTGGTCTTCCAGGGCCATCCCAATTTGCGTCGTATTCTCCTTTACGAGGGCTTTGAAGGGCATCCCTTGCGCAAGGACTATCCGCTGAAGAAAAGGCAGCCCCTGATCGGCCCTGTCAACTAACACTCCAATGGATAGGCGCCATGTCTGAAATTTCAAGAGACCTTCATACCGAACTCATGGTCATCAACATGGGTCCATCGCACCCGGTGACCCATGGCACGGTGAAGTTCCTAGCCACCCTGGAAGGAGAAACCATCGTGGACCTCGATGTGGAGATCGGCTACCTCCACCGAGGTTTTGAAAAGATGTGCGAAAACAGCACATGGCAACAGGTGATCCCCTATACGGATCGTCTCAACTACGTCTCTCCCCTGATCAACAACACGGGCTATGCCCTGGCTGTGGAAAAGCTTTTGGGAATCGATGTGCCCGAGCGGTGCAAGTATTTGAGGGTCATCGCCTGCGAACTGTCGCGCCTTGCGGACCATTTGACCAACGTGGCGGCTGCCGGCTTGGAATTGGGTGCCTTTACGGCCTTTCTCTATTTTGTGGAAGCTCGCGAACTGGTCTGGGATCTCATAGAAGCTCTGTGCGGCGCTCGAGTGACCGTCAATTATGTGCGCATCGGCGGCCTCAAAAACGATCTGCCGGAGCGCTTTGACGAAAAAGTCAAGCATGTCTTCAAAGAAGTGCGGCGTCTGTGGAAGGATGTGGACAAGCTCCTGACCAAGAACCGCATATTCATCGACCGTGTGCGGGGTGTAGGCGCCATCAGCGGGGAAGAGGCCATCGCTTACGGATTTACGGGGCCGTGCCTCAGAGCCTGCGGTGTGCCGTACGATGTGCGCAAAGCCCAGCCCTATCTGGTGTATGACCGCATGGATTTTGAGGTCCCTATTGGGGAAACGGGCGATAATTACGACAAGTACTTGGTGCGCATGGAAGAAATGCAGCAGAGCATGCGCATCGTGGAACAGGCCTTGGCGCAGATGCCTGACGGTCCCATCAATGTGCGACTGCCTCACGTGCGCATGGAACCAAAGGAAAAAATTTACACCCGCATCGACTCTCTCATTTACCACTTCAAGACGGTCATCGAAGGCATCAAGCCGCCTCCAGGTGAAGTGTACCAGGCTGTGGAAGGCGGAAACGGTGAGTTGGGGTTTTATCTGGTGAGCGACGGCAGCGGCAAACCGGTCAAGTGCCGAGTGAGACCGCCCTGCTTTGCTTTGACCGCCGCCATGCCGAGGCTGGTCAAAGGCCGGTTGCTTGCGGATATCGTCCCCACATTTGACATGATCAACATGATCGGCGGAGAATGCGATAGATAGCCATGGCTGCAGATCTTATCGAATCCGTTGCCAAGATCCTCTTCATCTTCGCGGTCAACGTGGGCGTTTTCGCGCCCATTTTGGGGTGGGTGGAGAGAAAGCAGAGCGCCGTGATGCAGGATCGTATCGGCGCCAACCGAGCTGACATTTTGGGTTTTACGGCCATCGGATTGTTCCATTCCCTCGCCGATGCCATCAAGCTGCTCACCAAGGAAGATTTCGTTCCCGCCAACGCCAACAAGTTCTTTCACACTCTGGCGCCTTTTATTTCTCTGGTTCCCGCCATCGCCGCGTTCGCCATTGTGCCTTTCGGCGGTCGTTACGAACTGTTCGGCCACGAGGTACATTTGGTCATTGCGGACCTGGATGTCGGCATTCTTTACGTGTTCGCTTTAGCCGGTTTGGCTACCTACGGGACGGTGCTGGCGGGATGGTCTTCTCGAAGCAACTGGTCTCTTTTGGGTGGTCTTCGGGCCTCGGCCCAGATGCTTTCCTATGAAGTGGCCATGGGGCTGAGCATCATCGGTCTCATTATGGTCTATGGAACCCTTAAACTTACGGAAATCGGCGCTATTCAAGAGGACTTCTTCCGCTGGGGAATCTTTCTGCAACCCCTAGGGTTCATCATTTTCATGACTTGCGCTATTGCGGAAAACAAGCGCATTCCCTTTGACATTCCGGAAGCGGAATCGGAGCTGGTGGCTGGGTATTTCACGGAATACAGCGGCATGAAGTTCGTCATGTTTTGGATGGCTGAGTTTTTGGAGATGGTAACCATCAGTGCCGTGGTGACCACACTCTTTTTCGGCGCTTGGCACATCCCCTTTGTGACGGACGCCATGCTGCTGAGTTGGTTTCAGTTTGCGGGGCCCAACGGCGCCGCCGCCTTGGCCATGTTGGTCAACATTGCGGTCTTTTTTACGAAGGTGTCTTTCTTCATCTGGCTGCAAATGACCATCCGGTGGACGCTTCCGCGCTTCCGATATGACCAGGTCATGAGAATGTGCTGGAAGATGTTGCTGCCGCTTTCCCTCATCAACCTCTCAATTACCGGGCTGGTGGTTTTGCTGCTATGAGGACAACGACAGGTTTGGAGCACACCGTGACTTCCGTGCAGGTGGGCATTCCCGCGGCGGTCTTGAAGCCCAAAAAGGTGCGGCGTCGCCTGGACATGACCTTGTGGGAAAAGCTCTATGTGGCCGAAATCGTGCGCGGGCTGGTGGTGACCAGCAAGCATTTCTTCATCAACATGATCGGCTTCATCTTTCCTCCGGCCGGAAAGAAGCGCAAAATCTTTACGGTCTATTACCCGGAAGAGAAACTCACACTGCCTCCAGCCTATCGTGGCCGGCCCGTGTTGGTGGCCGATGCCCAGGGCAAGGAGAAGTGCGTGGCCTGCGGATTGTGCGAGAAGATGTGCCCGGCCCATGCCATCTCGATCGTGGCGGCCGAAAAGGCTCCGGGAGAGAGGTATCCGGAGCGGTACACTTTGGATTTAGGTCGTTGCGTGTATTGTGGGTATTGTGAAGAGGTATGCCCTAAGGAAGCCATTGTGATGAGCGATGAATACCAGGGGCTCGCGCAGAGGGAACGCAGCCGGCTGGTCTTCCAAAAGGAGCAGTTGTTGAGGCCGGAGTCGAAGGTCAAGGCGCGTCTTTCTTATGTGAGAAGGATATACTCCAAATGGAACTACTGATCTTCTATGCCTTTTGCGTGGGGGCGGTGGTTTCGGCCCTGCTGATGGTGACCACCAAGCGGCCGGTGCGTGCGGCCATGAGCCTAGTGGCGACCATGTCCTTTTTGGCGGGCCTTTATGCTCTGCTAAACGCCCACCTGATCGCGGTGCTGCAGCTGATCGTTTATGCCGGCGCCATCATGGTGTTGTTCTTGTTTGTGATCATGCTTTTGAACATAGAAGAAAAAGAGGGAAAGCTCGCCAAGAATGTCTTTTTCATTCAGTTGGCGGGAACCGTTGTGGTGGGCGTTCTCCTGGTCGCCATGGTCGTGGTCATGAATCGACTGGGACCTTCGGTGACGGCGGTGGAAGTGGATCCCAGCTTCGGGACCACCAAAGCGGTGGGCTGGATGCTTTTCACCAAGTACCTGCTGCCCTTTGAAATAGCGTCCGTGTTGTTGCTTGCGGCCATCGTGGGAGCGGTGATTCTAGCCAAGAGGAGGATAGGTAATTCGGGGGCCTAGGGTGGGGCCGCTGAATTATCGGGTGGAGCCTATGGTTTCGTTAAACGCATACCTGGTGCTGGGCGCTGTGTTGTTTTCCATCGGTGCGGTGGGCGTTCTGGCGCATCGCAATGCGCTGATCATCTACATGTGCATTGAACTGATGCTCAACGCCGTGAACCTCACTATTGTGGCTTATTCACGGTTTCTTAACAGTCTGGACGGTCACGTCTATGTCTTCATGATCATGACCGTGGCTGCGGCTGAGGCTGCTGTGGGGTTGGCAATCCTCATCGCCCTTTTCCGCAACAAGCCGACCGTCGATGTGGACGAAATCAATCTAAGCAAAGGTTAGGAAGGACGTGGAAACTATTTACTCGATCAAACCCTTGCTGGCCGTGCTGGTGTCTCTTCTGGCGGTGCCTCTGATCGTCAAAACCGGGGAGAAGAATCCAAATCTTAGGGAATTCTGGTCGGTTTTGGCCGGGGTTCTGAAGTTTTCCATCGTCGTGTCCATGGTGCCGACGATCTTGTCCGGGCACACCATCGAGTGCATCTTAGTGGAAGGCTTTTACAAGGGAATCGATCTAAAGTTCCGAGTGGATGCCTTCGGCCTGCTTTTCGCGACCGTCTCTTCCTTTCTATGGATTTTGACGACCTTCTATTCCGTTGGGTACATGAGAGCGGGGAAGGAACATTCCCAAACCCGGTATTTCAGCTGTTTCGCCATCAGTTTGTCGGCAACCATGGGTGTTGCCTTTTCCGCCAATCTTGTCACCTTGTTCTTGTTTTATGAAATCTTGAGCCTGGCGACGGTGCCTCTGGTCGGGCACAAGGAAACCGGCGAGGCTGTGGAAGGCGCTACCAAGTATTTCCTTTACCTGTTGGGTCTGTCGAAAACACTTCTTCTGGCAGGAGTCATCATCGTCTACATGACGGCAGGAACGACGGACTTTCAGCCGGGAGGGCTTCTGCGACCCCAGACCGGATCGACCTTGCTTTTCGCCTCCTTCTTCCTGTTTCTTTTCGGGTTCGCCAAGGGCGCTGTGATGCCCTTCCATAACTGGCTTCCTTCGGCCATGGTGGCGCCCACTCCGGTCAGTGCTTTGCTCCATGCGGTGGCCGTCGTGAAAGTCGGTGTGTTCTCGATCCTCAGGGTGGTGTTTCACATCTACGGTGTGGACCTAATGACCCGCATGAATTTGGGCATCACGGCCGCTTACGTGGTTTCCTTTACCATCATCATGGCTTCCGTCATCGCCTTGACGAAAGACAATTTGAAGGCACGGCTGGCCTATTCCACGGTGAGTCAGCTTTCCTACGTCATCTTGGGTGCTGTGCTTCTGACCCCGAGCAGCATGGTAGGGGGTATCATGCACATCGCCAACCACGCGTTTTCAAAGATCACCTTGTTCTTCTGCGCAGGCTCCCTGTACGTCTCGGCGCACAAGACGGAAATCAGTCAGTTGTCCGGTATCGGCAAAAAAATGCCGTGGACCATGGCGGCCTTTTTCATCGGATCTTTAAGTATGATCGGTGTGCCGCCGGCGGCCGGATTTACCAGCAAATGGTTTTTAGCTTTAGGGTCTATCGAAGCCCATGCTGTGCCGATTTTGATGGTGCTGGTCATGAGCACCCTGTTGAATGCGGCTTATTTTCTGCCCATCACCTACAAGGCGTTCTTTGAAAAGGAAAACGGTGCCCACGGTGCTGAAGGCCATGGCCATGGCCATGGCCATGGAGACGGGCACCATGAGGAGGTTCGGGAGCTGAAATTCGTCGTCGTTCCCTTGGTGCTTACGGCGATCATCTCGCTGCTCATCGGTCTATTTCCCGACTTCTTCCTCACTTTGGCCAAGGAGGTGATCCGATGATTCGGAAACTTGTTCTTTTTATCGGGGACCCGGCAAATTCCAAGAAGGTCAAGAAGATCGGGATCGCCATGCTGATTGTGACGTTCATTTCCGACTTCTTCGTCCATAGGGAACATGTGCATTACATTTGGGACCGAATTCCTGGATGGGGCGCTCTGTACGGGTTTGTATCTTGTGTGATCATTATTTTGGCATCCAAGTTCTATGGACATAAGTGCGGCATCATGAGGGACGAGGATTACTACAATGACTGAGTGGATTCACCCGTCCGTCTTCTACATTCCCGGTGCGTTTCTCCTTCCGTTCCTTCGGGGACGGTTGCTGAAGGCTGGAATGCTGCTGATTCCTCTTCTGGGCACGGCAGCCATGTACCTCATGATGCACCTTCCCCATGGGACTTATTGGACGTGGAATTTCCTAGGCCAGCCCATGTGCTTTGGATCCGTGGACAAACTGAGCATCGTCTTCGGCTGGGTGTTCACGATCATGTCGTTCATCGGGATGGTGTATGCCCTGCATGTGGACGATGTGGGGCAGCATGTGGCGGCGATGCTTTACGTCGGCGGTTCCCTGGGAGTCACCTTTGCAGGCGATTATTTGACACTCTTTATCTTTTGGGAACTGATGGCCTTCTCGTCGGTTTACCTGGTTTTTGCTCAAAGAGAACCGGAGGCTATTGGTGCAGGATTCCGCTACATACTGGTCCATGCGTTCGGCGGCGTGTGCCTGCTGGGTGGTGTGGTGCTGCACTATCTGCATGGTGGGTCCATGCTGGTGGGTCCGCTGGAACAGGATGGAAGCCTGGCTTTTTATTTGATGCTGATCGGCGTGATCATCAACGCCGCTGTGCCTCCCCTTCATGCCTGGCTGACGGATGCCTACCCTGAAGGAACGGTTACCGGATCCGTTTTTATGTCCGCCTTTACGACCAAAACG is a genomic window containing:
- a CDS encoding NADH-quinone oxidoreductase subunit D translates to MSEISRDLHTELMVINMGPSHPVTHGTVKFLATLEGETIVDLDVEIGYLHRGFEKMCENSTWQQVIPYTDRLNYVSPLINNTGYALAVEKLLGIDVPERCKYLRVIACELSRLADHLTNVAAAGLELGAFTAFLYFVEARELVWDLIEALCGARVTVNYVRIGGLKNDLPERFDEKVKHVFKEVRRLWKDVDKLLTKNRIFIDRVRGVGAISGEEAIAYGFTGPCLRACGVPYDVRKAQPYLVYDRMDFEVPIGETGDNYDKYLVRMEEMQQSMRIVEQALAQMPDGPINVRLPHVRMEPKEKIYTRIDSLIYHFKTVIEGIKPPPGEVYQAVEGGNGELGFYLVSDGSGKPVKCRVRPPCFALTAAMPRLVKGRLLADIVPTFDMINMIGGECDR
- the dtd gene encoding D-aminoacyl-tRNA deacylase; translated protein: MRAVVQRVSRASVEVQGKIVGAIGKGLLVLLGVGREDTDHDARYLAEKIVHMRIFADEQGKLNRSVLETGGAVLAVSQFTLWGDCRKGRRPSFVDAAPLEPARRLYETFIQEVEALGVPVATGIFQETMAVHLTNDGPVTLLLDSRKNF
- a CDS encoding B12-binding domain-containing radical SAM protein, which gives rise to MPHSPTVLLVNPWITDFAAYDLWAKPLGLLLLGALLRDEGWRVVFIDCLERHDPDTEGRTDVLSGRDDAFGTGKYFKTPIPVPEILADLGRPFFRYGIHPDSFRKKLTEIPRPNLVCVTSHMTYWYPGVQETIGVIREVLPEVPVWLGGVYARLCSKHAREKSGADRVFSSGSLKDVALALEAFLGYPLKNVEAWANVTRSCVPALDLLVQPTYGPLLLSLGCPYRCPYCASSVLQKERLTFSIDKLWAQVLSFQEKTGVRDYAFYDDALLLTGKSVLESLLKKVMQAGLSLRFHTPNALHVRGLTDPAWCRLLFEAGFVTLRLGLETTRGERQRQWGGKTDLKMFYQAMENLFRAGFSSKNIGVYLLAGVPEQTPEEVAEAIEVVRDAEAQPFVAEFSPIPGTALWNRAVKISAFPLLDEPLTHNNSLFACRRSDFTLEDLSALKKLARDARRRLAS
- the nuoB gene encoding NADH-quinone oxidoreductase subunit NuoB; its protein translation is MGLKLSRWQVTRDLVARQKESTGPERLLDGSVILTRLEAAVNWARKYSFFLYPFVTACCGMEFMSVAGPRYDLDRFGAALPRFSPRQADLLMVVGTISHKQAPILVKVYNQMAEPKWVFAFGVCAVSGGFYDNYSVVQGIDTLIPVDIYVPGCPPRPEMVLDGLLQLQQKVKEERWSDWPRGEAPVSRC
- a CDS encoding monovalent cation/H+ antiporter subunit D family protein, which translates into the protein METIYSIKPLLAVLVSLLAVPLIVKTGEKNPNLREFWSVLAGVLKFSIVVSMVPTILSGHTIECILVEGFYKGIDLKFRVDAFGLLFATVSSFLWILTTFYSVGYMRAGKEHSQTRYFSCFAISLSATMGVAFSANLVTLFLFYEILSLATVPLVGHKETGEAVEGATKYFLYLLGLSKTLLLAGVIIVYMTAGTTDFQPGGLLRPQTGSTLLFASFFLFLFGFAKGAVMPFHNWLPSAMVAPTPVSALLHAVAVVKVGVFSILRVVFHIYGVDLMTRMNLGITAAYVVSFTIIMASVIALTKDNLKARLAYSTVSQLSYVILGAVLLTPSSMVGGIMHIANHAFSKITLFFCAGSLYVSAHKTEISQLSGIGKKMPWTMAAFFIGSLSMIGVPPAAGFTSKWFLALGSIEAHAVPILMVLVMSTLLNAAYFLPITYKAFFEKENGAHGAEGHGHGHGHGDGHHEEVRELKFVVVPLVLTAIISLLIGLFPDFFLTLAKEVIR
- a CDS encoding NADH-quinone oxidoreductase subunit I, which encodes MTSVQVGIPAAVLKPKKVRRRLDMTLWEKLYVAEIVRGLVVTSKHFFINMIGFIFPPAGKKRKIFTVYYPEEKLTLPPAYRGRPVLVADAQGKEKCVACGLCEKMCPAHAISIVAAEKAPGERYPERYTLDLGRCVYCGYCEEVCPKEAIVMSDEYQGLAQRERSRLVFQKEQLLRPESKVKARLSYVRRIYSKWNY
- a CDS encoding NADH-quinone oxidoreductase subunit A, which gives rise to MNPYVPVLIMFFVAAATAAGMIAATTYIGPKKKFAEKMEVFECGESPIVNPKQRFSVKFYLVALFFVIFDIETVFLYPWAVLFNDLGWFGFVEMMLFVFILAVGLVYIWRRGALEWD
- the nuoH gene encoding NADH-quinone oxidoreductase subunit NuoH, with protein sequence MAADLIESVAKILFIFAVNVGVFAPILGWVERKQSAVMQDRIGANRADILGFTAIGLFHSLADAIKLLTKEDFVPANANKFFHTLAPFISLVPAIAAFAIVPFGGRYELFGHEVHLVIADLDVGILYVFALAGLATYGTVLAGWSSRSNWSLLGGLRASAQMLSYEVAMGLSIIGLIMVYGTLKLTEIGAIQEDFFRWGIFLQPLGFIIFMTCAIAENKRIPFDIPEAESELVAGYFTEYSGMKFVMFWMAEFLEMVTISAVVTTLFFGAWHIPFVTDAMLLSWFQFAGPNGAAALAMLVNIAVFFTKVSFFIWLQMTIRWTLPRFRYDQVMRMCWKMLLPLSLINLSITGLVVLLL
- a CDS encoding NADH-quinone oxidoreductase subunit J, coding for MELLIFYAFCVGAVVSALLMVTTKRPVRAAMSLVATMSFLAGLYALLNAHLIAVLQLIVYAGAIMVLFLFVIMLLNIEEKEGKLAKNVFFIQLAGTVVVGVLLVAMVVVMNRLGPSVTAVEVDPSFGTTKAVGWMLFTKYLLPFEIASVLLLAAIVGAVILAKRRIGNSGA
- a CDS encoding NADH-quinone oxidoreductase subunit C, producing the protein MDESVTLKKLAQKFPDAVVGTHRFRGDDTVIVTKDKIRDICFFLRDDPDLLYNFMMDLTVVDYLGREPRFEVVYHLYSLAHNQRVRLKALVPESDLTIDSVVPVWIAADWFEREAYDMYGVVFQGHPNLRRILLYEGFEGHPLRKDYPLKKRQPLIGPVN
- the nuoK gene encoding NADH-quinone oxidoreductase subunit NuoK, producing the protein MVSLNAYLVLGAVLFSIGAVGVLAHRNALIIYMCIELMLNAVNLTIVAYSRFLNSLDGHVYVFMIMTVAAAEAAVGLAILIALFRNKPTVDVDEINLSKG